From a region of the Daphnia pulicaria isolate SC F1-1A chromosome 1, SC_F0-13Bv2, whole genome shotgun sequence genome:
- the LOC124346842 gene encoding uncharacterized protein LOC124346842, with product MDALRILSCFAGDLADWFAFNWVRLNPDKSDFLYFAPFDLACLLPLFPLRMKNQVLSPSNSAKLLGVTLVSDLSMDSQISALVKSSYYQLYRLGKIRNQLTTSATKTMVHSLVISRLDYANSLLAGLPAYKLKSLQAVQDSAARLIYRGRSISTEDARYRLHWLPVQQRIDFKILLMVFDCLTASAPLYLQETINLHVPGHTGLRSSARTLTVDVHKASSRRLSRRAIPREGRRGAYVKPFATKEKLLMRSFSNYAPHTWNRLPALIRSTTNHPAFKKLIKTHLFSLAFPSFCK from the coding sequence ATGGACGCTCTTAGGATCCTGTCTTGCTTTGCTGGGGATCTCGCCGACTGGTTCGCATTCAACTGGGTCAGACTTAATCCTGACAAGAGTGATTTCTTGTACTTTGCACCTTTTGATCTTGCTTGTTTGTTGCCTCTGTTTCCGCTACGGATGAAAAATCAAGTCTTGAGCCCATCCAACTCAGCAAAGCTTCTTGGAGTGACTCTAGTCAGCGATTTATCTATGGACAGTCAGATTTCTGCCTTGGTAAAATCATCCTACTACCAACTGTATCGTCTTGGGAAGATTCGAAATCAGCTTACAACATCTGCTACAAAAACGATGGTTCACTCCCTGGTTATCTCTCGTCTGGATTATGCAAATTCTCTTCTCGCGGGTCTGCCGGCCTACAAACTCAAGTCTCTTCAAGCAGTCCAGGATTCAGCAGCTCGCCTTATCTACCGCGGCCGGTCAATCTCGACCGAGGACGCAAGGTACCGCTTGCACTGGCTCCCAGTTCAGCAAAGGATCGATTTTAAGATCCTCTTGATGGTATTTGACTGTCTTACGGCCTCAGCACCACTCTACCTCCAAGAGACAATCAACTTGCACGTCCCAGGCCACACAGGACTTCGATCATCTGCTCGGACACTCACTGTTGATGTTCATAAGGCTTCTAGCAGAAGATTGTCGAGGAGGGCGATTCCCAGAGAGGGGAGACGAGGAGCTTACGTGAAACCATTCGCCACAAAGGAAAAGCTGCTGATGAGGTCTTTCTCCAACTATGCCCCGCACACTTGGAATCGTCTTCCAGCTCTGATTCGTTCCACAACCAACCACCCAGCTTTCAAGAAACTTATTAAGACTCATCTATTCTCCTTAGCGTTCCCttcattttgtaaataa